CCCGGCCTCAGCAGCCGCAACGCCTCGCCCAGGTAGTCGGCGTACTCCGCGCGGTCGCCGTCGCAGAAGACCAGGTCGTAGCCGCCGTCGGCCAGCCGCGGCATCACCTCGAGCGCCCGGCCCGCGATCAGCCTGCAGCGGCCGGCCGCCAGCCCGGCCTCGGTGAACGACTCGCGGGCGAGCCGCTGGTGCTCGCCCTCCACGTCGATGCTCGTGAGGATGCCTTCGGGTGTCATCCCGCGCAGCAGCCAGATCCCCGAGACGCCGGTGCCGGTGCCCACCTCCACGACCGCGCGCGCCTGCAGCACCGTGGCCAGGAAGTGCAGCAGCGCGCCGGTGCCCGGTGTGACCGGTTCGACCCCCATCTCCGCGGACCGCTGGCGAGCCGCCGCGAGCACGTCGTCCTCGGGCCGGAACCCTTCGGTGTAGGCGCGGCTGGCTTCGAGACTCGGTGCGATGACGGCCTCCGGCGGTCACGTCGACGGTGCCCGGGCGCGGGCGTCCACAGCCTAATGGGAACCGTCCGAGCCCCCGTGGCGTTGGCAACGCAGTAGGCCCAGTGGCTCAGCCACGCGCGGCGAGCGGGCGGTGCCCGGCCCCGGGTCGGACAGAGAG
This genomic stretch from Mycobacteriales bacterium harbors:
- a CDS encoding O-methyltransferase; translation: MGVEPVTPGTGALLHFLATVLQARAVVEVGTGTGVSGIWLLRGMTPEGILTSIDVEGEHQRLARESFTEAGLAAGRCRLIAGRALEVMPRLADGGYDLVFCDGDRAEYADYLGEALRLLRPGGVVVFDQALLGDRVADSSARDPKTVAMRELGRTVRDDERLQAVLLPVGSGVLAAVKK